The Acidobacteriaceae bacterium nucleotide sequence GTGCCGCTTTCTTCGCATGTGATGCTGCAGAGCTACTACAACCGGAGTCTGCGTTTGAATCTGGATTCGGTATCGGTGGGGCTGACGTTCTCGTTGCGCTCGAATGGGCGCACGGAGCGCAAGACGTCGAGCCTGGCGAGCGAACTGCTGCGTTAGGTGTCCGGTTGAGCGTTTGATGTGTGGCTCTCGTACGATAGACGTGTGACGCGGATTTATCTGGATGCGAATGCCACGACGCCGGTGGCTCCTGAAGTGCTTGAGGCGATGCTGCCGTACTTTGGCGTGCGTGGGGGGAACCCCAGCGCGGCCCATGCGGCGGGGCAACATGCGCGCTCGGCGGTTGAGCGCGCGCGGGCGCAGGTTGCAGGAATGCTGAACGCGACGGCGAAGGAGATCGTCTTTACGTCGGGTGGGACGGAGAGCGATAACCTGGCGCTGCGTGGGGTGCTGGAACCTTTTCTGGAACGCGGCGAAGCGGCACATCTGGTTACCACGCAGATGGAGCACCATGCGGTGCTGTACTGTGCGGAGGCGTTGGAGAAGCGCGGTGTGGCGGTGACGTATGTGAAGCCGCAGGCGAACGGCGTGGTGGACGCTGATGAGGTGGCTGCGGCGATTCGCCCGGAGACGAAGCTCTTGAGCGTGATGCTGGCGAACAACGAGACCGGAGCGGTGCAGCCGGTGGGCAAGATTGCGCGGCTGGCGAAGGAGCGCGGTGTGCTGGTGCATACCGATGCGGTACAGGCTGCGGGCAAGCTGCCGCTGGATATGGCGGGCGAGTTCAAGAACGTGGATCTGCTGGCGATCTCAGGGCACAAGCTCTATGCGCCGCAGGGTGTAGGTGTGTTGTTTGCCCGCAAGGGCGTGCAGCTTGCGGCGATGCAGCATGGCGGGCCGCAGGAGCGGCAACGGCGTGCGGGGACGGAGAATGTTCCGGGCATCGTGGGAATGGGCAAGGCTGCAGAGATGGCGGCAGCGTGGCTGGCCGGAGATGCGGCTCAGACGCTCGCAGCTCTGCGAGACAAGCTGGAGCAGGGGATCGCTGGCGGCCTGGCGGGTGTGAGCGTGAATGCGGCGGAAGCTCGGCGGGTGGCGAATACGACGAACCTGCGGATCGCCGGAGTGGATGCGGAGTCTCTGCTGATCGCGCTGGATATGCAGGGAGTGGCGGCGAGCTTTGGGTCGGCGTGTATGTCGGGAGCGACGGAGCCTTCGCATGTGCTGATGGCGATGGGGCTGGCGGCGAAGGAGGCTCGCGGGAGTCTGCGGCTGTCGCTGACGAAGTATGCGACCGAAGCGGAGGTAGAAGAAGCCGTGCGAGTGGTGGTGGAGGCGGTGACGAGGCTGCGGACGCTGGGGTAGGGGCTTGTGGTGGTTGAGTCCTATGCTGCGTCAGAGACGCGCAGTGCTTGATGCACTAACTCGGAGAGAAGAGATTCGCTATCGACGCCCTTTTGAGCTGCCCGCTTTTGCAGCAGGGTCAGGTCTTCCTCACCGAGGAGGACGGTAAGGGCATGGGGATCGAGGACGAGGTCATGCTGGGCAAGCAGGCTCGATGCGCTCATCTCCACCTCGTCGAAGTAGTCGGTCAACTGATCGCGATGAGCATCGTACCAATTTGCTTCTTCAGCTTCGCTGGTGAATTCAGGAACCGGTAGTTTCGTCACGTCGTTTCCTCTCTTCGTAGTGCCTGCTGAATTTTTCAGGGGCGGTGTACGCCGTGATCGGCCTTAGAGACCCTGCGCGAATCATGAAGATCAGGCAGAGCTTGCGGTCTGAGGCCGTTGCTCCGACTACCAGATACCGTATCTCACCGTTGACGACTTTTCTACCGGAAAGAAAGCAGAAAGGGTCAAGAAGCATCTCACGCACTTCCGCCGGAGTGACGGCGTGGAGCGCAAGATGCTCGATGTTTCCTTTATCCCAGTTAAAGCGGACGACTCGTGGACTCACGACGGAAGTCTACAGGTACCAGGGGATGTTGACGACGACGATGCGCTGGTTGCCTTTGAGGAGGAGGAGCAGCTTGAGCACCTGTACGCGCTGGTTGTGGAGAAGGTTCTCCCACCAGTGGCGGACGACGAGTTCGGGCAGCAGGACGGCGATCTTGCGGCCGGGGTTCTCGTCCTCGAGCTTCAGGATGTAGTCCATGAGCGGCGAGAGGATGGTGCGGTAGTTGCTGGAGACGTTGATGAGTTCGGGTTCGGTCTGCTTGGCGGCCCGGGTGGGCTCGAGCACCATCTCGTTCCAGACGCAGCCGATGGTGTCGGTCTCGTCGCCGTGGACGTGCACGACCTTGACGGTGTGGCTCATGAGCATGCCGAAGCGCAGGGCCTTCTCGCTGATCTTGTTCCAGCTTGCCATCGGAATGATAACGATGGGTTCTTCCAGGCCGGAGAGGCGCAGCGGGGTGGGGTCAGCGGTTTCGAGGCGGACGCGGCGATAATGGCGCTTGATAGCCACCATGACGCCGATGAGCAGAGGCATCAGGAGCGTCGTGATCCAGGCGCCGGACATGAACTTGGCGAAGAGGACGACGCACAGGGTGATGCCTGTGGCGCAGGCCCCGAGGCCGTTCATGCAGAGCTTGAAGTAGCGGTGCTTGGCGTCCTTCTCCTTGATCCAGTGACGAACCATGCCGGCCTGCGAGAGGGTGAAGGCAAGGAAGGCACCGATGGCGTAGAGCGGGATCAAGCGGTCGGTGACACCGTCAAAGATGATGAGGATGAGCGCGGTGAGGCCCGTGAGGGCGTAGATGCCGTGCGAGAAGAGCAGGCGACGGCCGCGCAGCAGGAAGACGTGAGGCAGGTAGTCCCGCGCGGCGATGGCGCGGGCCATGCGCGGGAAGTCTGCAAAGGCGGTGTTGGCGGAGAACGAGAGCGCCGCGAGCACGCCACCCATGGTGAGGAAGTACATCCAGCCACGGCCGAAGACGGCAGCTACTTCGAGCGAGAGCACGCTCTGGTAGTTGTGCGCGAGGGGGTCCATCGCGGTGACGTGATAGATCTTGGCGACCCAGGAGAGGCCCCAGAGCAGCACGATGAGCATCGAGATGATGCAGGTGAGGGTGGTGTTGGCCTTCTTGGCGCGGGGCTCTTTGAAGGCTGTGACTCCGTTGGAGACAGCTTCCACGCCGGTCATGGCGGCGCAACCGGAGGCGAATGCCTTGAGGATGAGCCAGAGGAGACCGAAGCGTGTGAAGGTAGAGAGCTGCAGCGTTTGCGGCGGCGGGACCTTCACGGGTACGGGGTGTCCGCCTGTGGACCAGTACTGCACCGCTGCCCACGCGATCGTGATGACCAGGGTGGTGACAAAGATGAAGGTCGGCAGCATGAAGGCAAAGCCGGACTCTTTCATCCCGCGCATGTTAACGGTCGCGATGATGACGAGAATCAGCAGACAGAGCAGGAGCTGATAGTGGTGCATTGTCGGGCCGAAGCGGGTTTCATCCGTGGCCGAGACCAGCGCAGTGACGCCGGCGGAGATGCCTACGGCTGCGGTGAGGATGTAGTCGATCATCAGGGCGGCGGCGGCGATGAGACCGGCGGAGTTGCCCAGGTTCTCGGTCGCTACCGTGTAAGAGCCGCCACCGTTGGGGTAAGCGGTGATCGTCTGCCGGTAGGAGAAGTAGATGATCGTGAGCAGGATCAGGATGGCGGAGAAGATCGGCAGCAGGAAGGTGGAGACACCGGCTACGCCGAGCGGCACCAGCAATTGCATGGCGGCTTCGGGGCCGTACGCTGCACTGGTCAGGCCGTCCAGACCAAAGATAGGGATACCGGCCGCTACGCCAATGTGCTCATCGTGCTCGGCACTGGTCGCCAGCGGTTTACCAAAAACAACATCAAAGACACTCATCGGACTAGCGTTTACCTCGACTGCGCGTGAAACGCACCGTGGATAAGAATACGCCTGTCTGTCAATTTGGGAGTGGATTTGTGCGGAAATTCAAGGATTTGCGCAGTGGCTTTGTTGGTGGGTCGAATTAGACTGAGGGAATGTCGACTGTAACGAACATTCCGGTAAAGACGATTGGTGGCGAGGCAAGCTCGCTGGGTGAGTACACAGGCAAGGTGCTGCTGGTGGTGAACGTGGCCTCCAAGTGTGGCTTTACGCCGCAGTACGAAGGCCTGGAGAAGCTCTATAACGAGTTCAAGGACAAGGGCTTTGATGTACTTGGTTTTCCTGCGAACGACTTCGGCGCCCAGGAGCCGGGAACGAATGCGGAGATCGCAGAGTTTTGCTCGCTGAACTTCGGCGTAAGCTTTCCGCTGTTCGAGAAGATCGTGGTGACGGGGGCGGAGAAGCATCCGCTGTACGCTGCGTTGATTGCAGCGCAGCCTGAGTCTATCGGTGACGACGGCTCTCTGCGTGAGAAGCTGGCTGGCTTTGCGGCTTCGAAGGGCATGCCTGCTCCGAACGCCGCGCCGGAGGTGCTGTGGAACTTTGAGAAGTTCCTGATCAGCAAGGACGGCGAGGTTGTGGGACGCTACTGCTCGGTGATCGCTCCGGATGATGCGGTGCTGACATCTGCCATTGAGGCTGAGCTGGCAAAGTAGTTTCTCTGCAGATCTAGGGAATAGGAACGTGTAGCGGGTTCTGATGCGCGAGGTTTAGCGTCAGGTTCGCTGCACGTTTTGCTTTCCACTGCTCGGGCGTCATGTTGGGGAAGAGAAGGATGACCTGGCCTTGCAGCGTCTGGCCGGGAGCGGCTTCGTCTTCGTCCATGAGCGGGTGCGGAAGCAGCGGGTGGAGCGCGGGGAAGGCAAGCTGGACGTTGCTGACGTCGCTGAGCGAGCCGAGGACGGTGGCTGCGATGTGCTCACCGGTGGCGAGGTCGGCGGTGGCTTCCACGCCGACGAAGTAGATCGGCAGGCGGAGCTTGTTGTCGAGCTTCAGCGTGGCGACGACGTAGGTACTGACCTCTCCACCGGAGTTGTCCGGCGAGATGACCTTGATGCCGCTGGAGGGGAAGAGGCTGGTGGTCTGGACCTTCGGGGTGAAGAGCTCGGTGTGCGTGACGGTGAGGTCTGCGGTCTTGCGAGGGTTGAAGAAGTAGACGGCCAGAGCGACGAGCGTGAGAACGATGACTGCGATGATGATCGCCTTGATGGGCGAGCCGGAGCGTTCGGGGGCTAGTTGCAGGTCGGGCATTCTGGGCTTCCTTGGTGATGGACGTACGGGCTAAAGCTGTTCGCGAGGCTGCTGTAGTTGAGCGGCTTCATGGCGGCTTCATGGCGTCTACGGGCGTGGGCGCAGGGAGGCGAGGAAGGCCTCGACCGGCTGCGTGTTGATGAGGTCGGCGGCGGTGAGCCAGGCGCGGCGAAGCTGCACGATGCCGTTGTCGATCTGGTCGAGTTCGTCGACGGAGTGGGCGTCAGTGTTGACGATGATCTTGCAGCCAAGTTCCCTGGCCTGGCGGAGTTGCAGGTCGCTGAGGTCGGAGCGAGCGGGGTTGGAGTTGTGCTCGACGGCGATGCCGTATTTTGCGGCTGCGGTGAGCATCTGCACGACGTCCACCTTGTATGGATCGCGCTTGAGCACCTTGCGGCCGGTGGGGTGGCCGAGGATCTGGATGTAGGGGTTTTCGCAGGCTCGGAGAACTCGCGCGGTGACTTCCTCGGGCGTCTGGTTGAAGCCGGAGTGGACGCTGGCGACGACGATGTCGAGCTGCGCGAGTGTGTCGTCTTCGAGGTCCATGGAGCCGTCGAGGAGGATATCGCACTCGCAGCCGGCGAGGAGGCGGAAGGGGGCAGTGGGCTCCGGGTTCAGCGGCTCACCGGCGTTCTGGCGAGCGTGGAAGCGGTCCCACTGCGGGCCGCGTCTGGCGGCGAACTCTTCGGCGAGGCGGTCGCTTTCGGCGCGGATGCGGGCGGCGTGCGCGAGGGCGCGCTTGTCGTCCATGCCGCCGGTCATGGTGAGGAGCTTCGAGTGGTCGGTGATGGCGATGTACTCGAGGCCGCGAGCGATGGCGGCTTCAGCCATCTCGCGGATAGAGTTCGAGCCGTCGCTTTCGGTGGTGTGCATGTGCAGGTCGCCGCGAATGTCGGAGCGGACGATAAGCTGCGGGAGTGTGTGGCTGGCGGCGGCTTCGAGCTCGCCGCTGTTCTCGCGCATCTCGGGCGCGATGTAGTCGAGGTCGAGCGCGTTGTAAATCTCTTCTTCGCTGGCGGCGGCGATGATCTTGTTGTCTTCGAGGCGCATGAGCGCGTACTCGCTGAGCGTGTAGCCGCGTTTGATGGCTCGCTGACGCAGGGCGACGTTGTGGTGCTTGGAGCCGGTGAAGTACTGCAGCGCGGCGCCGTAGCTGGCGCGCGGCAGGAGGCGGACGTCGACCTGCAGGCCGTTGCGTAGATTGAAGCTGACCTTGTTCTGCCCACGGGCGATGAGCTTGTCGATGAGCGGGAGCGTGGCGACATGCTCGACTGCGGCGGCGACCACGTCCGGCTCGCAGGCCGGGCCGGTGACGAGGAGGTCGAGGTCACCGACGCTTTCCTTGCCGCGGCGCAGGGAGCCTGCGGGAGTGATGGTCTCGATGCCG carries:
- a CDS encoding cysteine desulfurase family protein, whose product is MTRIYLDANATTPVAPEVLEAMLPYFGVRGGNPSAAHAAGQHARSAVERARAQVAGMLNATAKEIVFTSGGTESDNLALRGVLEPFLERGEAAHLVTTQMEHHAVLYCAEALEKRGVAVTYVKPQANGVVDADEVAAAIRPETKLLSVMLANNETGAVQPVGKIARLAKERGVLVHTDAVQAAGKLPLDMAGEFKNVDLLAISGHKLYAPQGVGVLFARKGVQLAAMQHGGPQERQRRAGTENVPGIVGMGKAAEMAAAWLAGDAAQTLAALRDKLEQGIAGGLAGVSVNAAEARRVANTTNLRIAGVDAESLLIALDMQGVAASFGSACMSGATEPSHVLMAMGLAAKEARGSLRLSLTKYATEAEVEEAVRVVVEAVTRLRTLG
- a CDS encoding CopG family antitoxin, producing MTKLPVPEFTSEAEEANWYDAHRDQLTDYFDEVEMSASSLLAQHDLVLDPHALTVLLGEEDLTLLQKRAAQKGVDSESLLSELVHQALRVSDAA
- a CDS encoding APC family permease; this encodes MSVFDVVFGKPLATSAEHDEHIGVAAGIPIFGLDGLTSAAYGPEAAMQLLVPLGVAGVSTFLLPIFSAILILLTIIYFSYRQTITAYPNGGGSYTVATENLGNSAGLIAAAALMIDYILTAAVGISAGVTALVSATDETRFGPTMHHYQLLLCLLILVIIATVNMRGMKESGFAFMLPTFIFVTTLVITIAWAAVQYWSTGGHPVPVKVPPPQTLQLSTFTRFGLLWLILKAFASGCAAMTGVEAVSNGVTAFKEPRAKKANTTLTCIISMLIVLLWGLSWVAKIYHVTAMDPLAHNYQSVLSLEVAAVFGRGWMYFLTMGGVLAALSFSANTAFADFPRMARAIAARDYLPHVFLLRGRRLLFSHGIYALTGLTALILIIFDGVTDRLIPLYAIGAFLAFTLSQAGMVRHWIKEKDAKHRYFKLCMNGLGACATGITLCVVLFAKFMSGAWITTLLMPLLIGVMVAIKRHYRRVRLETADPTPLRLSGLEEPIVIIPMASWNKISEKALRFGMLMSHTVKVVHVHGDETDTIGCVWNEMVLEPTRAAKQTEPELINVSSNYRTILSPLMDYILKLEDENPGRKIAVLLPELVVRHWWENLLHNQRVQVLKLLLLLKGNQRIVVVNIPWYL
- a CDS encoding glutathione peroxidase, with product MSTVTNIPVKTIGGEASSLGEYTGKVLLVVNVASKCGFTPQYEGLEKLYNEFKDKGFDVLGFPANDFGAQEPGTNAEIAEFCSLNFGVSFPLFEKIVVTGAEKHPLYAALIAAQPESIGDDGSLREKLAGFAASKGMPAPNAAPEVLWNFEKFLISKDGEVVGRYCSVIAPDDAVLTSAIEAELAK
- a CDS encoding PHP domain-containing protein; translation: MDNITLARLLDETASLLEIDAADPFRIRSYRRAAETVEQQTTPLETLVTPDADPKALLAIPGIGKGMAANIRDLVTTGSMPLRDELLTKYSASMLEILRLPGMGPKTVALVHSAMGIQNVDQLEEAAKRGDLLTLPRMGQKFTDKLLKGIEDYRRNASRFRIDDARNHAERVSELIRQFPGIETITPAGSLRRGKESVGDLDLLVTGPACEPDVVAAAVEHVATLPLIDKLIARGQNKVSFNLRNGLQVDVRLLPRASYGAALQYFTGSKHHNVALRQRAIKRGYTLSEYALMRLEDNKIIAAASEEEIYNALDLDYIAPEMRENSGELEAAASHTLPQLIVRSDIRGDLHMHTTESDGSNSIREMAEAAIARGLEYIAITDHSKLLTMTGGMDDKRALAHAARIRAESDRLAEEFAARRGPQWDRFHARQNAGEPLNPEPTAPFRLLAGCECDILLDGSMDLEDDTLAQLDIVVASVHSGFNQTPEEVTARVLRACENPYIQILGHPTGRKVLKRDPYKVDVVQMLTAAAKYGIAVEHNSNPARSDLSDLQLRQARELGCKIIVNTDAHSVDELDQIDNGIVQLRRAWLTAADLINTQPVEAFLASLRPRP